The DNA segment TCCCAGCGGTCGCATGCCTTCCGTGATGAAATCCACGGCCTGTTCGTAAGACACCACAGGAGGGCTCTGGGTCAGGGGGGCTTTGATGTCGTACTCGGCAAAATCCGGGAGGTTCAGGGCTTTCTTGCGGATCTGCCAGCAGCGGTGCCAGATCTGCTGGTTCTGTTCAAAAACCTGCATGAAGTTGTGGTAGACCTGCTCCGGGATGCGGTTGGGATACAGGGCGGCAGCCAGGCTGCTTTTAAACCTCCTGCTGCGGGCCAGAAACACGTTCTGGCGCACCCCGGTGCTCACGGCTGTGGCCAGGGTTTGCTGCACTTCCAGATGCTTGCGGGCATACTGCTCCCAGGCGGCTTTGCGCACTGCACGGTCTGGATGGGCCAGCAGAGATTGCAGGGAGGTGTGGGTCAGTTTCACCTCGCCCTGAGGGGTGGCAATGCTGCCAAAATCCAGTTCGTTCACCAGGGTGGGGTGGATGCTTTTGGCCCCCTGAAAAGCCTCTGAGACTGCTCCCAGCAAAGCTTCAATTTCCGTGGAGCGCATGCTTTGTTGCTGTGCCCAGAGTTTCTCGAAAAAAGCCTGGTAGACCTTCAGACTTGCATGGTGCTCAAACCATTTGCGGGCGTGTTCTTCTGGCAGGGTCAGCAGTTCTGGCTCCACAAAGGCCAGTTCACTCTGGAAAGCCGCAGAAAGGGACTGGCTTTCCCCCTGCTTGCGTCTGGCCTCCTGATCGGTGGTGTCCGTGCTGACTTTCATGGTGGTGTAGATGCCCAGACGGTGCACCCTCAGGGAAAGCTCCTGCCACGCCTGCAAGAATTGAAAGCAGTGCTCCGGGTCACGGGTCAGGGTCCCACGAAAAGCCGATAGGGTCTGGATCTCACCCACCACAGACTGAAGTTCTTCATCCCAGGCAGCAAAATCTGGGAAAATGCTCTCGATGTCCCAGCGTGGAAGATCTGAAGAAAGGGTCATGCTGACATCTTAAAAGCTGACCTGTCCCAAAACCGTCTGTTCGCACATGCTCATTTCTGCACCCGAAAAGCCCGCCCCAGATCCCTTGCCGCCAGAATGGACTCATCCTCGGGAAATCCAGCGTATCCGAACAGCAATCCCTGTTTTGCATCCTGCAGGTAAGAAGGGGAAAGGGCACGCACCGTCACACCGGCCTTGCGGGCCTCCTCCACCAGCGTCCGGTCTGAAAAACCTTCCCCCAGATGGGACACCAGATGCATGCCTGCAGGAGAAGGCTGGAAGGGCAACCAGTCCGGGAAATGCTGCTGGGCCAGTTGCAAAAAGAAAGCCTGTCTGTCTGCATACAGAGAACGCATGCGGCGGATGTGCCGCTCAAAGCCCCCGTTCTGCATGAATTCCGCCAGCACCGCCTGGGACACCCCCGGAGGCATGCGGTCCACCAGAGACCTGGCATGGATGAACAGATCAATCAGGTGTTCGGGCAGCACCAGGTACCCCATGCGCACCGCAGGAAGGAGCACCTTGGAGAAGGTGCCCACGTAAATCACCCGCCCATCCTGGTCCAGTCCCTGCAAAGCATTCAAGGGCCGTCCCTCATAACGGTATTCGCTGTTGTAATCGTCTTCCAGAATCCATGCCCCGCTGTTTCTGGCCCACTTCAGCAGTTCCAGACGGCGGGTCAGGCTGAGGGTGATCCCCAGAGGATACTGGTGCGAAGGGGTCACATAAGCCATGCGGGCCTGTGGATGGTGCATTTCACCGTACTGCACCTGCATCCCCTCCTGATCGAGGGGAATGGGACAGACCTGCAATCCAGAGGACTGGAAAGCGGCCCTGGCCCCCAGGTATCCGGGGTCTTCCATCCACAAACTGTCTCCCTCGTCCAGCAGGAGGCGGGAAGCCAGTTCCAGCCCTTGCTGCGAACCCGAAGTGATCAAAACCTGGTCGGGCGTGCAGCGTACCCCTCTGGAGGCATTGAGGTATTCGCTGATGGCTTCCCTCAAAGGCAGATAGCCTCTGGGATCCCCGTAAGCCAGAAGCTGCAAGGGCGGGTTTTTCCAGTGTCTGGCATGCAACCTGCGCCACTCCTCGAAGGGGAAATCTTTCAGGGCAGGCATCCCCGAACGAAACGCCCGGTATTCTGGCTGGCTGAGGTACTGCGTGACCTGCACCTGCAGCAGTTTCTGTGCCCGTCTGGAAAGTTGCGGCTGGATGCCCTGCTGCTCAAGGCGCACTTCAGGCTTCTGGATGGAGGTGTCTGGCAGGGTGTGGGTCACGTAGGTGCCGTCTCCCACCCGGCTTTCCAGATAGCCTTCCAGCAGGAGTTGTTCAAAAGCCAGCAACACGGTGTTTCGGGACACCCCCAGATGCTGGGACATCGCACGGGTGGAAGGCAGGCGGTGCGAGGGCTTCAGGGTGCCTTCCAGAATGGCTTCCCGAAGTCCCTCATAGACCTGCAGGTGCAGGGGGACATCCAGCGTTCGGTTCAGGTGGGCAAGCACACTGGGGGGCAACATTGGTCCTCCTCAAAACCAGAAAAGTGGCTCTTTGGAGAAGACCACCGTCCCCGTATCCTAGAACCTATCAGGACCACACGCAGAGGATTGTTTAAGCGTCTGTCCTGCCGGAGGCCCCATGCAAACCTGGATTCAACCCGTCACCCTGACCGGAGCGCACGTCATCCTCAGACCTCTGGAGGAACAAGACCTGCCCGCGCTGTACCAAACCCTCTCCCCTGGCCTCTTGAAGTGGTTTTCGGTGCGGGGCCTGAATGGTGAGGGCAACATCTCTTTTGAAGACTTTGTGACCTCATACCAGCAACTGTTGCAACAACGGGTGGTCTTTGCCACCTGCCGCAAAGACAGCGGAGAAGTGGTGGGCAACACCTCTTACCTGACCATCGAACCCGCGCACAGGGGCCTGGAAATCGGAGGCACCTGGATCAGAAAAGACCAGCAGGGCACCCTGGTCAACCCGGAAGCCAAATACCTGATGCTGAGACACGCCTTTGAAAGCCTGCAGGCCATCCGGGTGAGCCTGAAGACCCACCACCTGAACACCCAGAGCCAGCGGGCCATCGAGAAACTGGGCGCACAGAAAGAAGGCATTTTGCGCAACCACA comes from the Deinococcus roseus genome and includes:
- the pepF gene encoding oligoendopeptidase F: MTLSSDLPRWDIESIFPDFAAWDEELQSVVGEIQTLSAFRGTLTRDPEHCFQFLQAWQELSLRVHRLGIYTTMKVSTDTTDQEARRKQGESQSLSAAFQSELAFVEPELLTLPEEHARKWFEHHASLKVYQAFFEKLWAQQQSMRSTEIEALLGAVSEAFQGAKSIHPTLVNELDFGSIATPQGEVKLTHTSLQSLLAHPDRAVRKAAWEQYARKHLEVQQTLATAVSTGVRQNVFLARSRRFKSSLAAALYPNRIPEQVYHNFMQVFEQNQQIWHRCWQIRKKALNLPDFAEYDIKAPLTQSPPVVSYEQAVDFITEGMRPLGEAYVQTMRSGLLEDRWVDHALTPHRRQGAFSIGNSLTRPFIFMSFQPSLFGMSTLAHEVGHSMHRHLSNQIQPIVYEKYTLFAAEVASNFNQALTRAHLLNTVQDRDFRIAVLEEAFSNFHRYFLIMPVLSRFELTLHQQAEQGKTLGAAQMNRLMTELLSGVYGSEVQMDENLNGILWSQFSTHLYSNFYTWQYGTGIAAANALAARVLSGEAGAVDSYLEFLSLGGKLPPLEALKVAGVDMSTPAPIEAGFRTLEGLLDQLERLL
- the pdxR gene encoding MocR-like pyridoxine biosynthesis transcription factor PdxR — protein: MLPPSVLAHLNRTLDVPLHLQVYEGLREAILEGTLKPSHRLPSTRAMSQHLGVSRNTVLLAFEQLLLEGYLESRVGDGTYVTHTLPDTSIQKPEVRLEQQGIQPQLSRRAQKLLQVQVTQYLSQPEYRAFRSGMPALKDFPFEEWRRLHARHWKNPPLQLLAYGDPRGYLPLREAISEYLNASRGVRCTPDQVLITSGSQQGLELASRLLLDEGDSLWMEDPGYLGARAAFQSSGLQVCPIPLDQEGMQVQYGEMHHPQARMAYVTPSHQYPLGITLSLTRRLELLKWARNSGAWILEDDYNSEYRYEGRPLNALQGLDQDGRVIYVGTFSKVLLPAVRMGYLVLPEHLIDLFIHARSLVDRMPPGVSQAVLAEFMQNGGFERHIRRMRSLYADRQAFFLQLAQQHFPDWLPFQPSPAGMHLVSHLGEGFSDRTLVEEARKAGVTVRALSPSYLQDAKQGLLFGYAGFPEDESILAARDLGRAFRVQK
- a CDS encoding GNAT family N-acetyltransferase, encoding MQTWIQPVTLTGAHVILRPLEEQDLPALYQTLSPGLLKWFSVRGLNGEGNISFEDFVTSYQQLLQQRVVFATCRKDSGEVVGNTSYLTIEPAHRGLEIGGTWIRKDQQGTLVNPEAKYLMLRHAFESLQAIRVSLKTHHLNTQSQRAIEKLGAQKEGILRNHIIMSDGSYRHSVMYSILDSEWPEVKRKLEERVYAGGRGLRAEG